Proteins from one Candidatus Binatia bacterium genomic window:
- a CDS encoding response regulator, which yields MKKRKVLVIDDHLPSRAFLVKALNEKGFGVVGEGASGKGALKLTQTTDPDAVLMSVGLPDIDGISAAETIMEENPLPIVLLTSHYDAETIERAKEAGVMAYLLKPLREEELLPTTELAISRFEEFNSLRKENEDLKKTLEARKAIERAKGVLMKQQGLSEPEAFSLIQKKSMDLRKPMAEIAQAIILTEEIRK from the coding sequence ATGAAAAAGAGGAAGGTGCTGGTGATAGACGACCACCTTCCCTCCAGAGCTTTCCTGGTCAAGGCTTTGAACGAGAAAGGGTTTGGAGTCGTCGGCGAGGGGGCGAGCGGCAAGGGCGCGCTCAAACTGACGCAGACGACCGATCCCGATGCCGTTCTCATGTCCGTAGGGCTACCGGATATCGACGGCATCAGCGCGGCAGAGACCATCATGGAGGAAAACCCGCTGCCCATCGTTCTGCTCACGAGCCACTACGATGCCGAGACGATCGAGCGGGCCAAGGAAGCCGGCGTGATGGCCTATCTGCTGAAACCGCTGAGAGAAGAGGAGCTTCTTCCCACGACGGAGCTGGCGATCTCGCGCTTCGAGGAATTTAACTCGCTCAGAAAAGAAAACGAGGACCTCAAGAAGACGTTGGAGGCGCGCAAGGCGATCGAGCGGGCGAAGGGCGTCTTGATGAAACAACAGGGTCTATCCGAGCCGGAAGCTTTTTCGCTGATCCAAAAAAAGAGCATGGACTTGAGAAAGCCCATGGCGGAGATCGCCCAGGCGATCATCCTGACGGAAGAGATAAGAAAGTAA
- a CDS encoding P-II family nitrogen regulator: protein MKQIEAIIKPFKLDEVKEALTKVGIQGMTITEVKGFGRQKGHTELYRGAEYSVDFLPKVKIQILVPDEKASQVVDAILQTARTGKIGDGKIFITPAEEVIRIRTGEKGADAI from the coding sequence ATGAAGCAGATCGAGGCCATCATCAAGCCTTTCAAGCTCGACGAAGTGAAGGAGGCGCTCACCAAGGTGGGCATTCAGGGAATGACTATCACCGAAGTAAAGGGCTTCGGAAGGCAGAAGGGCCACACCGAGCTTTATCGCGGGGCGGAATACTCGGTCGATTTTTTGCCCAAGGTAAAAATTCAGATTCTCGTGCCCGATGAAAAGGCCTCGCAAGTCGTCGACGCGATCCTTCAAACCGCGCGCACGGGAAAGATCGGCGACGGCAAGATATTTATCACTCCGGCGGAGGAGGTCATCCGCATCCGCACCGGAGAAAAAGGCGCGGATGCGATCTAG
- a CDS encoding ammonium transporter, whose product MSTRKTMGLFLFISAVSAWMLIAPAVFGEEAKPDVPAATAPAEPAPKLPTYFTATSDDPKKPPAWPDPTGAASGTWATPAGDGKGDVPDQLKPGDLYDRIAHNLYSINFVWALVAGFLVMFMQAGFMLVETGLCRAKNSSHTAAMNLMIYPLGGIAFFIYGFAIGWGNWWNGPVPPGWYPSLGPGLSLLNEGIGLGAAVDAAGKATGAFTYGLLGTKGFFLSSVVGDVSVMVLFFFMMVFMDTTATIPTGAMAERWSWKNFVLYGLWVALPYCLFANWVWGGGWLAQGGINWGLGHGAVDFAGSGVVHAMGGAIALAGAIVIGPRLGKYDSHGRPQAITGHSVPMVVTGTFILAFGWFGFNPGSTLAGTDLRISYVVVNTMLASFTGAIFAMFTLWAKGLKPDSTMMCNGMLAGLVAITAPCAFVDPWAAALIGAVAGVLVVLSVFFLEARGVDDPVGAISVHGTNGLWGVLSVGIFANGAYGAGWNGVVREAMVKTYGADGVRGLLYGDFSQFIMQAIDCVVVAVFGFVMAYAWFKVSDLITPLRVSAETEVEGLDGPEMGVLGYPDFQIHPSGVGVSGLGAGAAASPVLDVHGKKVLAD is encoded by the coding sequence ATGAGCACAAGAAAAACGATGGGGTTATTTCTTTTTATCTCAGCGGTCAGCGCCTGGATGTTGATAGCGCCTGCCGTTTTTGGTGAAGAGGCCAAGCCTGACGTGCCGGCGGCCACGGCACCGGCTGAGCCGGCGCCGAAGCTGCCGACATACTTCACGGCCACGAGCGACGACCCAAAGAAACCGCCGGCCTGGCCGGACCCAACGGGCGCAGCCTCGGGCACGTGGGCGACGCCCGCTGGCGACGGCAAGGGCGACGTTCCCGATCAACTGAAACCCGGCGACCTATACGACCGCATCGCGCACAATCTCTACTCGATCAACTTCGTCTGGGCGCTGGTCGCCGGCTTCCTGGTCATGTTCATGCAGGCCGGATTCATGCTCGTCGAGACCGGCCTCTGCCGCGCGAAGAATAGCTCCCACACGGCGGCGATGAATTTAATGATTTACCCGCTAGGCGGCATCGCGTTCTTCATCTACGGCTTTGCTATTGGATGGGGAAACTGGTGGAACGGCCCCGTGCCGCCGGGCTGGTATCCCTCGCTTGGTCCCGGACTGTCGCTGCTCAACGAAGGCATCGGACTCGGCGCGGCGGTCGACGCCGCGGGCAAAGCGACCGGGGCTTTTACCTACGGGCTTTTGGGAACGAAGGGTTTTTTTCTCAGCAGCGTGGTCGGCGATGTGAGCGTGATGGTGCTCTTTTTCTTCATGATGGTCTTTATGGACACCACGGCGACGATCCCGACGGGAGCGATGGCCGAGCGCTGGTCGTGGAAGAACTTCGTATTGTACGGCCTCTGGGTGGCGTTGCCGTATTGTTTATTTGCAAACTGGGTGTGGGGTGGAGGGTGGCTGGCGCAGGGCGGGATTAATTGGGGCCTCGGCCATGGGGCAGTTGACTTTGCCGGTTCGGGTGTCGTGCATGCTATGGGAGGAGCGATCGCCCTTGCCGGAGCGATCGTGATTGGACCGCGTCTCGGTAAGTACGATTCGCACGGCAGGCCGCAGGCCATAACGGGGCACAGCGTGCCCATGGTCGTGACCGGGACCTTTATCCTCGCGTTCGGTTGGTTTGGGTTCAATCCGGGGTCCACGCTCGCAGGCACGGATCTCCGGATCAGCTACGTGGTCGTTAATACGATGCTCGCGAGCTTCACGGGCGCCATCTTCGCCATGTTCACGCTTTGGGCCAAGGGGCTGAAGCCAGATTCCACGATGATGTGCAACGGTATGCTGGCCGGTCTTGTTGCGATCACAGCACCGTGCGCGTTTGTTGATCCATGGGCGGCGGCGCTCATCGGCGCGGTCGCGGGCGTGCTAGTCGTGCTTAGCGTGTTCTTCTTGGAGGCGCGGGGAGTCGACGATCCAGTCGGCGCGATCTCGGTTCACGGTACGAACGGTCTGTGGGGAGTGCTCTCGGTCGGCATATTCGCCAACGGAGCCTATGGCGCGGGATGGAACGGCGTGGTCCGGGAGGCAATGGTCAAGACCTACGGCGCGGACGGCGTTCGCGGTCTGCTATACGGCGACTTCTCGCAATTCATCATGCAGGCCATCGATTGCGTGGTTGTGGCCGTGTTCGGCTTCGTCATGGCCTACGCTTGGTTTAAGGTCAGCGATCTCATCACGCCGCTCCGCGTCAGCGCGGAGACCGAGGTCGAGGGCCTCGACGGTCCCGAAATGGGCGTGCTCGGTTATCCTGACTTCCAGATTCATCCTTCCGGGGTAGGCGTGAGTGGACTCGGCGCGGGCGCTGCGGCATCTCCAGTACTCGATGTTCACGGGAAAAAGGTTCTGGCGGACTAA